A genomic segment from Polyangium mundeleinium encodes:
- a CDS encoding caspase family protein → MARPPIRTLLRALAASLIVAAGCNTTVQPLHQARPPTEPTQTKAAPRIAEGPTDPDAPLPTCPDTAPPAGNTPSKPTFLLQNGHERPIQRIAVSTDGSKLASGAQDGTVRVWDLRAGLLLTRFVTAGFFVQDLSLSADGKRLAYYAPDGTPEGLLVQVVDLDKPKGPRAAIPLHGAFQLSPDGTWLAMAADKLTLFDAKTGRAKKEIAVGTKASSALALTHDAEGRRVAVAYPGELVVVDVTTDTVTHRFPLGSGLADTPMRVALTPEVVVVMGAGGGTTLFPLAKGGAPRVLPGRYKDVSVAGGRLWAVDLMTGNASAFTLPDAQAVSLATPDLPRGDLIAASRDGSTLVTARSHLAENTSIVVRDVRTMRAVRTIEGLPRSIESVAARSDGSELATGALNGDLTRWDLRTGKPKPGVAANELDHGRIMALSYAPNGELLASSTGSYEVRVRETTRGLTLRRWSLLSGSFVRFTEFLPTSKELLTVRVLTDRKLKSQKGPGGAPVIEEKHDVAVERWDLRGPMPPLPKTPFGEIARPQGRVVAKLASDAKFFALSKDGLRLVVGGGDVLTSLRTDTGKIDWTLKLQTIPFGVAKRPDGGMEVDRSHAAFSPDGKTVLMSTRRLETNKGGVQHFVPVLMEIDGGTGRVRKVHKPETDGAVQWHKGAIVVGGLKPAVLDASSFAVRTRLDLADNEISAITVVPKRDLFLLSGNGGGTTLVTERGDVVMMLVSTPNGEWVSTTPSGAYRSSIDGARSVAWTFSDPLEGFSFERFATRFERPDLVERSLGGEEAAAPASLARPPRLRIETKAPRGRIETTENHLDLDVVATSPSRVDRVRVFVDGKPAADRLVCAAEGRVSLDVPLHAGRNRLSLVAYDAAGYASNPEQLDVVSTSPLAEKPSLHVLSIGVSRYPHMPPEQQLEFADDDARSVAASLARLAGPNRPFGRIVATTLLDDEVTVKRVDEALAGLTGMRPDDLAVVFFAGHGARLDESKMLFLTSQAMFTREAAIQHGIGWDRIEKALRGARGRVLMMLDACHAGHVSTEVVAPNEALARELAAGDRAGVLVFSAARGSQFSYEVPPDGASGTSRGFELAWEGQPKPLQKDLQGGHGLFTSALLEALDGEAPDRDRSGAIEVNELVDYVTERVRAASNGKQTPWVARRELFGEFMVAPAAR, encoded by the coding sequence GTGGCCCGGCCCCCGATTCGAACCCTCCTCCGCGCGCTCGCCGCGTCCCTCATCGTCGCTGCCGGCTGCAACACGACCGTGCAGCCGCTCCACCAGGCGCGACCTCCGACAGAGCCTACGCAGACGAAGGCGGCGCCTCGGATCGCCGAGGGGCCCACGGATCCCGACGCGCCGCTGCCCACGTGCCCGGACACCGCGCCTCCGGCCGGGAACACGCCGAGCAAGCCGACGTTCCTGCTGCAGAACGGTCACGAGCGGCCGATCCAGCGGATCGCGGTGAGCACCGACGGCAGCAAGCTCGCGTCGGGCGCGCAGGACGGCACGGTGCGCGTGTGGGATCTCCGCGCGGGCCTCCTCCTCACCCGCTTCGTGACGGCCGGGTTCTTCGTGCAAGACCTGTCGCTCAGCGCGGATGGCAAGCGCCTCGCGTACTACGCGCCGGACGGGACGCCCGAGGGGCTCCTCGTGCAGGTGGTCGACCTCGACAAGCCCAAGGGCCCGCGCGCCGCGATCCCGCTCCACGGGGCCTTCCAGCTCTCGCCGGACGGCACGTGGCTCGCCATGGCCGCGGACAAGCTCACGCTCTTCGACGCGAAGACGGGCCGCGCGAAGAAGGAGATCGCCGTCGGCACGAAGGCCTCGAGCGCGCTCGCGCTCACGCACGACGCCGAGGGCCGGCGCGTCGCGGTGGCCTACCCCGGAGAGCTCGTCGTCGTCGACGTCACGACCGACACGGTCACGCATCGGTTCCCGCTGGGGAGCGGGCTCGCGGACACGCCCATGCGCGTCGCGCTCACGCCCGAGGTCGTCGTCGTGATGGGCGCAGGCGGGGGGACGACGTTGTTCCCGCTCGCGAAGGGCGGCGCGCCGCGCGTCCTTCCAGGTCGGTACAAAGACGTGTCCGTGGCGGGCGGCCGGCTCTGGGCCGTGGATCTCATGACCGGGAACGCATCGGCCTTCACCCTCCCCGACGCGCAGGCCGTCTCGCTCGCCACACCCGATCTACCGCGGGGGGATCTCATCGCTGCGAGCCGCGACGGCTCGACGCTCGTGACGGCCCGGAGCCACCTCGCCGAGAACACGAGCATCGTGGTGCGGGACGTGCGGACGATGCGCGCGGTGCGCACGATCGAGGGGCTGCCTCGATCCATCGAGTCGGTCGCCGCGCGGTCCGACGGGAGCGAGCTCGCCACGGGCGCGCTCAACGGCGATCTGACGCGCTGGGATCTCCGGACCGGCAAGCCGAAGCCCGGCGTCGCCGCGAACGAGCTGGATCATGGGCGGATCATGGCGCTGTCGTACGCGCCGAACGGCGAGCTGCTCGCCTCGTCGACGGGCAGCTACGAGGTGCGCGTGCGCGAGACCACGCGCGGACTGACCCTGCGCCGCTGGAGTTTGCTGTCCGGATCGTTCGTGCGTTTCACGGAGTTCCTGCCGACGAGCAAAGAGCTGCTCACCGTGCGTGTGCTGACGGATCGGAAGCTCAAGAGCCAAAAGGGCCCGGGCGGGGCGCCGGTGATCGAGGAGAAACACGACGTGGCCGTGGAGCGCTGGGATCTCCGCGGACCGATGCCGCCCTTGCCGAAGACTCCCTTCGGCGAGATCGCGCGGCCCCAAGGGCGCGTCGTCGCCAAGCTCGCGTCGGACGCGAAGTTCTTCGCGCTCTCGAAGGACGGCCTGCGCCTCGTCGTGGGCGGCGGCGACGTGCTCACATCCCTGCGCACGGACACGGGGAAGATCGACTGGACCCTCAAACTTCAGACGATCCCGTTCGGCGTCGCGAAGCGGCCGGATGGAGGGATGGAGGTCGATCGATCCCACGCCGCCTTTTCGCCCGACGGAAAGACGGTCTTGATGTCGACGCGGCGGCTGGAGACGAACAAGGGCGGCGTGCAGCACTTCGTGCCCGTGCTGATGGAGATCGACGGCGGCACGGGCCGCGTGCGGAAGGTGCACAAGCCGGAGACGGACGGGGCCGTGCAATGGCACAAGGGGGCGATCGTCGTGGGGGGGCTCAAGCCCGCCGTGCTCGACGCGTCGAGCTTCGCCGTGCGGACGCGCCTCGATCTCGCGGACAACGAGATCTCCGCGATCACCGTCGTTCCGAAGCGGGACCTCTTCCTCCTCAGCGGCAACGGGGGCGGGACCACCCTCGTCACGGAGCGCGGCGACGTCGTCATGATGCTCGTCTCCACGCCGAACGGGGAGTGGGTGTCGACGACGCCGTCCGGCGCCTACCGATCGAGCATCGATGGAGCGCGGAGCGTCGCGTGGACGTTCTCGGATCCCCTGGAGGGCTTCTCGTTCGAGCGCTTCGCCACCCGGTTCGAGCGGCCGGATCTCGTGGAGCGGAGCCTGGGCGGGGAGGAGGCGGCGGCGCCAGCCTCGCTCGCGCGGCCACCGAGGTTGCGCATCGAGACGAAGGCCCCGCGCGGGAGGATCGAGACGACGGAGAACCACCTCGACCTCGACGTGGTCGCGACGAGCCCCTCGCGTGTCGATCGCGTGCGTGTCTTCGTCGACGGCAAACCCGCGGCCGATCGGCTCGTGTGCGCCGCGGAGGGGCGCGTCTCGCTCGACGTGCCGCTCCACGCGGGCCGAAACCGCCTGAGCCTCGTCGCCTACGACGCCGCCGGCTACGCGAGCAACCCCGAGCAGCTCGACGTCGTGTCGACCTCCCCCCTCGCGGAGAAGCCGAGCCTGCACGTGCTGTCGATCGGCGTGAGCCGGTATCCCCACATGCCGCCCGAGCAGCAGCTCGAGTTTGCCGACGACGACGCGCGCTCGGTCGCGGCCTCACTCGCGCGCCTCGCGGGACCGAACCGCCCGTTCGGCCGCATCGTGGCGACGACGTTGCTCGACGACGAGGTGACCGTGAAGCGCGTGGACGAGGCGCTCGCGGGGCTCACGGGGATGCGCCCGGACGATCTCGCCGTCGTGTTCTTCGCGGGCCACGGGGCGCGGCTCGACGAGTCGAAGATGCTCTTCCTGACGAGCCAGGCGATGTTCACCCGCGAAGCGGCGATCCAGCACGGGATCGGATGGGACCGCATCGAGAAGGCGCTGCGCGGGGCGCGCGGGCGCGTGCTGATGATGCTCGACGCCTGCCATGCGGGGCACGTGTCGACGGAGGTCGTCGCGCCGAACGAGGCGCTCGCGCGAGAGCTCGCGGCGGGGGATCGGGCGGGGGTCCTGGTGTTCTCGGCGGCGCGCGGATCGCAGTTCAGTTACGAGGTGCCACCCGACGGGGCGAGCGGGACGAGCCGCGGGTTCGAGCTCGCGTGGGAGGGCCAGCCCAAGCCGTTGCAGAAGGATCTCCAGGGCGGACACGGGCTCTTCACGAGCGCGCTGCTCGAAGCGCTCGACGGCGAGGCGCCCGATCGGGATCGCAGCGGCGCCATCGAGGTGAACGAGCTCGTCGACTACGTGACCGAGCGGGTGCGCGCGGCCTCGAACGGCAAGCAGACGCCTTGGGTCGCGCGGCGCGAGTTGTTCGGCGAGTTCATGGTCGCGCCGGCGGCGCGGTAG
- the fbp gene encoding class 1 fructose-bisphosphatase, with protein sequence MTTSSDKRLESWAPPPEGPSRVGITLETFILEGQLGFPAATGTFTSLLNQIGLAAKLVTAKVRRAGLARLLGYTGQTNVQGELVQKLDEEANETLLSVLGRRRHCAAVASEELDSIRITSTDRRAKYLVVFDPLDGSSNIDVNISIGTIFGVLRKETDGEGATEADFLRPGRELVAAGYILYGSSTMLVITTGHGGVHGFTYDPTVGEFFLSHENIRIPEQASLYSINEGNSTYWSDEVRRWNAWLKEEDKATARPYGARYVGSLVADAHRTLMKGGIFAYPADRKNKQGKLRLLYEANPFAFVFEAAGGKASTGSTRILDITPTELHERVPLVLGSPRDVDIFESFVRGDR encoded by the coding sequence ATGACGACGAGTTCGGACAAGCGGCTAGAGAGCTGGGCCCCGCCGCCCGAAGGGCCTTCGCGTGTTGGAATCACGCTCGAAACGTTCATCCTCGAAGGACAACTCGGGTTCCCGGCGGCGACCGGGACGTTCACGTCGCTCCTCAACCAGATCGGCCTCGCAGCCAAGCTCGTCACCGCGAAGGTGCGTCGCGCCGGCCTCGCGCGGCTGCTCGGGTACACGGGCCAGACGAACGTTCAGGGCGAGCTCGTGCAGAAGCTCGACGAGGAGGCGAACGAGACGCTCCTCAGCGTGCTCGGGCGTCGCAGGCATTGCGCCGCCGTCGCCAGCGAGGAGCTCGACTCGATCCGGATCACCTCGACCGATCGACGCGCGAAGTACCTCGTCGTCTTCGACCCGCTCGACGGCTCGTCGAACATCGACGTGAACATCTCGATCGGGACGATCTTCGGCGTGCTGCGCAAGGAGACCGACGGCGAGGGCGCGACGGAGGCGGACTTCCTGCGGCCCGGCCGCGAGCTCGTGGCGGCCGGGTACATCCTCTACGGCTCGTCGACGATGCTCGTGATCACGACGGGGCACGGCGGCGTGCACGGGTTCACGTACGATCCGACCGTCGGTGAGTTTTTCCTCTCGCACGAGAACATCCGCATCCCCGAGCAAGCCTCGCTCTACTCGATCAACGAGGGCAACAGCACGTACTGGTCCGACGAGGTACGCCGCTGGAACGCGTGGCTCAAGGAGGAGGACAAGGCGACGGCGAGGCCGTACGGGGCGCGGTACGTGGGGTCGCTCGTGGCCGACGCGCACCGGACGCTCATGAAGGGCGGCATCTTCGCCTACCCGGCCGATCGCAAGAACAAGCAAGGCAAGCTGCGGCTGCTCTACGAGGCGAACCCGTTCGCGTTCGTGTTCGAGGCCGCCGGCGGCAAGGCGTCGACGGGCAGCACGCGTATCCTCGACATCACGCCGACGGAGCTGCACGAGCGCGTGCCGCTGGTCCTCGGCTCGCCGCGGGACGTCGACATCTTCGAGTCGTTCGTGCGCGGCGACCGGTAG
- a CDS encoding class I fructose-bisphosphate aldolase — protein MALTDRVKQILSWYSSDNPGTQTNLVRLLNHGGLAGTGKLVILPVDQGFEHGPVRSFAPNLDANDPDYHFQLAIDSGCNAYAAPLGFLEAGAAKFAGQIPLILKLNNSDSLGKPEHPISAVTGSIEDALRLGCVGIGYTIYPGSGARNQMYEDLREITIEAKRKGLVVIVWSYARGSMSKAGETGIDIIAYASHIAAELGAHIVKVKPPTAHIEQDEARKMYEKYNIPIATLPERIRHVIQSTFNGRRVVIFSGGEAKGADAVLAEVRELAAGGSFGSIMGRNAFQRPRAEGLELLTNVIRVYKDASSAGR, from the coding sequence ATGGCTCTCACCGATCGCGTCAAGCAGATCCTCTCTTGGTACTCCTCGGACAACCCCGGTACCCAGACGAACCTCGTGCGCCTCCTGAACCACGGCGGGCTCGCGGGGACGGGCAAGCTCGTGATCCTGCCCGTGGATCAGGGCTTCGAACATGGCCCGGTGCGGTCGTTCGCGCCGAACCTCGATGCGAACGATCCCGACTACCACTTCCAGCTCGCCATCGACTCGGGATGCAACGCGTACGCCGCGCCGCTCGGCTTCCTTGAAGCGGGCGCCGCCAAGTTCGCTGGGCAGATCCCGCTCATCCTCAAGCTCAACAACAGCGACTCGCTCGGCAAACCCGAGCACCCGATCTCGGCCGTCACGGGCTCGATCGAGGACGCCCTGCGTCTCGGCTGCGTGGGCATCGGCTACACGATTTATCCCGGCTCCGGCGCTCGGAACCAGATGTACGAGGACCTCCGGGAGATCACGATCGAGGCCAAGCGCAAGGGCCTCGTCGTCATCGTCTGGTCGTACGCGCGCGGCTCGATGTCGAAGGCCGGCGAGACGGGCATCGACATCATCGCCTACGCCTCGCACATCGCGGCCGAGCTCGGCGCGCACATCGTGAAGGTCAAGCCTCCGACGGCGCACATCGAGCAGGACGAGGCGCGCAAGATGTACGAGAAGTACAACATCCCGATCGCGACGCTCCCTGAACGGATCCGCCACGTCATTCAGTCGACGTTCAACGGCCGGCGCGTCGTCATCTTCTCGGGCGGCGAGGCCAAGGGCGCGGACGCCGTGCTCGCCGAGGTGCGCGAGCTCGCCGCGGGCGGCTCGTTCGGCTCGATCATGGGGCGCAACGCGTTCCAGCGGCCTCGCGCGGAGGGGCTCGAGCTCCTCACGAACGTCATCCGCGTCTACAAGGACGCGTCTTCCGCAGGCCGCTGA
- a CDS encoding leucyl aminopeptidase, with translation MSIKLSVVSQDPLRIDADVAVIGVPEGATTKEGILAKLEEALGPVVSRLVKREDFTGKKDQTLDLQTNGVLPVQRVLLMGLGKATITDVEVRLLAAKGARTALGGKAESLTIALPEGVAHAARAAAEGVVLGAYRFTSFLTGDRIPKTNLARVTLTTAGRVSKADRDGAALGQKIGASVCIARDLINTPPNELYPEKLAKAAEDVAKANGLECKIFDKAQLTKRGMKLILAVGQGSSRDARLAHLTYKPAKPAKKKLVFVGKGLTFDSGGLCIKPAQGMEEMKGDMGGAANVIALMAAVAATKPNVEVHGIIGCAENMPDGNAYRPGDVFGSLDGKTVEIINTDAEGRLVLADCLAYARALEPDLILDNATLTGACVVALGPTVSGFFANREELAEQFRKSAKAAGESTWQLPLVEELREGLKSDWADIKHTADRWGGSITAALFLREFVGDRPWIHVDIAGPSLANKPYGIYPKGGTGHGVLTFLRLIEELS, from the coding sequence ATGTCCATCAAGCTTTCCGTCGTTTCCCAGGACCCGCTTCGGATCGACGCCGACGTCGCCGTCATCGGCGTGCCCGAGGGGGCCACGACGAAGGAGGGCATCCTCGCGAAGCTCGAAGAGGCGCTCGGTCCGGTCGTCTCCCGCCTCGTCAAACGTGAGGATTTCACGGGGAAAAAGGACCAGACGCTCGATCTGCAGACGAACGGCGTGCTGCCTGTGCAGCGTGTTCTCCTGATGGGTCTGGGCAAGGCGACGATCACGGACGTCGAGGTTCGCCTCCTCGCGGCGAAGGGCGCGCGCACCGCGCTTGGCGGCAAGGCCGAGTCGCTGACGATCGCGCTGCCCGAGGGCGTCGCGCACGCCGCGCGCGCCGCGGCCGAGGGCGTGGTGCTCGGTGCCTACCGCTTCACGAGCTTTTTGACGGGCGATCGCATCCCGAAGACGAACCTCGCGCGCGTCACGCTCACGACGGCGGGCCGCGTGAGCAAGGCCGATCGTGACGGCGCCGCGCTCGGCCAGAAGATCGGCGCGTCCGTGTGCATCGCGCGCGACCTCATCAATACACCCCCGAACGAGCTCTACCCCGAGAAGCTCGCGAAGGCGGCAGAGGACGTGGCCAAGGCGAACGGCCTCGAGTGCAAGATCTTCGACAAGGCCCAGCTCACGAAGCGCGGCATGAAGCTCATCCTGGCCGTCGGCCAGGGCAGCTCGCGGGATGCGCGCCTCGCACACCTGACGTACAAGCCGGCGAAGCCCGCGAAGAAGAAGCTCGTCTTCGTCGGCAAGGGCCTCACGTTCGACAGCGGCGGCCTCTGCATCAAGCCCGCGCAGGGCATGGAAGAGATGAAGGGCGACATGGGCGGCGCGGCCAACGTGATCGCGCTCATGGCCGCCGTCGCTGCCACGAAGCCGAATGTCGAGGTGCACGGCATCATCGGCTGCGCCGAGAACATGCCGGACGGCAACGCCTACCGGCCGGGCGACGTCTTCGGCTCGCTCGACGGCAAGACCGTCGAGATCATCAACACGGACGCCGAGGGCCGCCTCGTCCTCGCGGACTGCCTCGCGTACGCCCGCGCGCTCGAGCCCGATCTCATCCTCGACAACGCGACGCTCACGGGCGCGTGCGTCGTCGCGCTCGGCCCCACGGTCTCCGGCTTTTTCGCGAACCGCGAGGAGCTCGCCGAGCAGTTCCGCAAGTCGGCGAAGGCGGCGGGCGAATCGACGTGGCAGCTCCCGCTCGTGGAGGAGCTGCGCGAGGGCCTGAAGAGCGACTGGGCGGACATCAAGCACACCGCCGATCGCTGGGGCGGCTCGATCACGGCCGCGCTCTTCCTGCGCGAGTTCGTGGGGGATCGCCCGTGGATCCACGTGGACATCGCCGGCCCCTCGCTTGCGAACAAGCCCTACGGCATCTACCCCAAGGGCGGCACGGGCCACGGGGTCCTCACGTTCCTCCGGCTCATCGAAGAGCTGTCCTGA
- the ttcA gene encoding tRNA 2-thiocytidine(32) synthetase TtcA: MNLRRKLARSMSRAIADFKLLSDGDRVLCAVSGGKDSYAMHDLLVDLARRAPVRFSVVAVNIDQGHPGYPGHLLREYMSARGHEFVMINEDTYSIVTDKIPEGKTYCSLCSRLRRGILYRIAQEMGCTKIALGHHRDDAITTLMLNLVFAGQLKAMPPKLVADDGKNVVIRPLIYCAEDDLAAFAAEEKFPILPCDLCGSQENLQRKAISRLLADLDARCPGARRNMLAALGNVRPSHLFDAGLWQKLGLEVARDDGGSEASAALAGDDEDTGGFVPLSRLSDRSIV; encoded by the coding sequence GTGAACCTACGCCGCAAGCTCGCGCGGTCGATGTCCCGCGCGATCGCCGATTTCAAGCTGCTCTCCGACGGCGACCGCGTCCTCTGCGCGGTCTCGGGCGGCAAGGACAGCTACGCGATGCACGACCTGCTCGTGGATCTCGCGCGCCGAGCCCCCGTGCGTTTCAGCGTCGTCGCGGTGAACATCGACCAGGGGCACCCGGGCTACCCGGGGCACCTCCTGCGCGAGTACATGAGCGCGCGTGGCCACGAGTTCGTGATGATCAACGAGGACACCTACTCGATCGTCACGGACAAGATCCCCGAGGGCAAGACGTACTGCTCGCTCTGCTCGCGCCTGCGCCGGGGCATCCTCTACCGCATCGCGCAAGAGATGGGCTGCACGAAGATCGCGCTCGGGCACCACCGCGACGACGCGATCACGACCTTGATGCTGAACCTCGTCTTCGCCGGGCAGCTCAAGGCCATGCCGCCGAAGCTCGTGGCGGACGACGGCAAGAACGTCGTCATCCGCCCGCTCATCTACTGCGCCGAGGACGATCTCGCGGCGTTCGCAGCCGAGGAGAAGTTCCCGATCCTGCCGTGCGACCTCTGCGGCTCGCAGGAGAACCTCCAGCGCAAGGCGATCAGCCGCCTGCTCGCCGACCTCGACGCGCGTTGCCCCGGCGCCCGGCGGAACATGCTCGCCGCGCTCGGCAACGTGCGGCCGAGCCACCTCTTCGATGCCGGCCTGTGGCAGAAGCTCGGCCTCGAAGTCGCGCGGGATGACGGAGGCAGCGAGGCCTCCGCCGCGCTCGCGGGGGACGATGAGGACACCGGCGGCTTCGTCCCGCTGTCGAGGCTCTCCGATCGGAGTATCGTGTGA
- a CDS encoding peptidylprolyl isomerase yields the protein MSVRAGVLRDGRGASAPRLVSLLWFVAAAAGCGGSGGPSGPPPERGTLAAGTVARVGQEEVNEGTVSRIASSQGVDVAAARELAIRDALFASEARSRGASNDPELEGRVSAALARRLLHQLLAEADHQGPVTDAELERVMARRWIELDRPEGFGTVHAVVRFAENADDATRSRADVVARAIREAVLPVGASARTIARPQAAHPFEDVNDPVVASFRTAVDGIDKDGFEIVVETLAPVTADGRMIRPEGGTLVEPFARAASALGARGDTSPLVPTSYGVHVIVLLERTPAQSVPLEERRKLVREEVVWGRASAARSKLLEGLRRGVLVERSAESLLALVPIER from the coding sequence ATGAGCGTGCGCGCGGGCGTGCTGCGCGATGGGCGTGGCGCTTCCGCGCCGCGGCTCGTGTCGCTCCTGTGGTTCGTGGCAGCCGCGGCAGGGTGCGGAGGCTCCGGGGGTCCTTCGGGGCCGCCGCCCGAGCGAGGCACGCTTGCCGCGGGGACGGTCGCGCGTGTCGGGCAGGAAGAGGTGAACGAAGGCACGGTGTCGCGCATTGCGTCGAGCCAGGGGGTTGACGTCGCGGCAGCGCGGGAGCTCGCGATCCGGGATGCGCTCTTCGCGAGCGAGGCCCGGTCGCGCGGCGCGTCGAACGATCCCGAGCTCGAAGGTCGCGTGAGCGCGGCGCTCGCGCGTCGGCTTTTGCATCAGCTCCTCGCGGAGGCGGATCACCAGGGGCCGGTGACGGACGCGGAGCTCGAGCGGGTGATGGCACGGCGGTGGATCGAGCTCGATCGCCCGGAGGGGTTTGGGACCGTGCATGCAGTCGTGCGGTTCGCGGAGAACGCGGATGACGCGACGCGAAGCCGCGCCGACGTCGTGGCGCGCGCGATCCGCGAGGCCGTGCTGCCGGTCGGCGCATCGGCGCGCACGATCGCGCGCCCGCAGGCGGCGCACCCGTTCGAGGACGTGAACGATCCAGTCGTCGCCTCGTTTCGCACCGCCGTCGACGGCATCGACAAGGATGGCTTCGAGATCGTGGTGGAGACGCTCGCGCCGGTCACGGCGGATGGACGCATGATCCGCCCCGAAGGCGGGACGCTGGTGGAACCGTTCGCGCGCGCAGCGAGTGCGCTCGGGGCGCGTGGCGACACGAGCCCCCTCGTGCCCACGTCGTATGGCGTGCACGTCATCGTCTTGCTCGAGCGCACGCCGGCGCAGAGCGTCCCTTTGGAGGAGCGACGGAAGCTCGTGCGTGAAGAGGTCGTGTGGGGCCGCGCGAGTGCGGCGCGGTCGAAGCTCCTCGAGGGGCTCCGGCGTGGTGTCCTCGTCGAGCGGAGCGCGGAATCGCTCCTCGCCCTGGTCCCGATCGAGCGATGA